Within the Gemmatimonadaceae bacterium genome, the region TGGGGTGCATGATAGACGATAGCACGATTTTCGGCCGAGCCGCGAACGCCACCTCCGAGAGCTTCGCGCGAAACTCGCGCTCCTCGGTGCCGAGCGACGGTCGAACGGTGTCATCGATCGCGTGACGACCTTCGTGCGCGATGATCGAGCTTTGCCGAATCAGCCGCGAGGCCTCGCGAATGAACGCGGCGCCAAGCGCGGAATCCGGAATGCCAGCACGACGCAACGAGTCGATGAGCGCGTCGCGTCCGTCGCGCCGAAAACGCGCCGCGACTCCAGGCAGATACGTGACGGAATCCTGTGCGGCAAGCCTCCAATCGAGAGCGCTGTCCATCGCAATGCTGCGGTCCTCGCGCTCGCGCCGGCTCGAATCCGCGCTCACCCACAAGCTCACCGAGTGCTCGACAAAAATGGGCCGAACCTGAACGATCGTGTCGCGCCGTTGCCAGCCGCCGTGACCGCCCGCGTCGTCCCATGCCCAGCTCTGGAGACCATTGCTGACGATGCCGTCGATGACGATGAACGTCACGTGCGCTCGACGGCCGTACTGCGTCACCGTCCGCTGCTCGACGCCGACGACGTGGCCCATGTGCATGTCGTAGAAGCCGCCGGTGATGCCTAACTGGATAACCGTGCCGAAGCGACGCGCGAGCTCGATTTCCGCGCCGGCTGGATAGAACGCCGGCGGCTTGCCCTTCCACGTCAGGCGAGGCCAGAGATCGCGTGTCGCGTGAATGTACCCGCGCGTCAGCTCGTCTTCTCGCGCCTGGCCGAGCAACGCGCGTCGATAGTATTCGTCGGCCTCGCGACCAACGCGCCGGCAATACTGCGAATAGGCAATGATCTCCGAACCGGGTGGCGCGACGAGCGCGGCGGCTTCGATGAGCCGCGCCCGCGTGAGCGCGGCGGCGAGCTGCACGCGAACCGCGCGCGGCGTGTCGCGTCCCGTCCATGAGGGAAGCGTTCGCTCGAGCTCGGCCAGGGTCGCTGGAATCGTGGTGCGCATCGACGCTTCGCCGACGCCGATGAGATAATACGAATGCACTCCGCGCGCCGCGGCGGCACCGTCGCCGGCGGCGAGCCCGGCGAGCAGCAACTCGCGCGACTCGTCGGCACGCCCCGGCGTCTCGCGGACGAGCATCGAAAGTGATGCCACCGCGAGCGACGCCGACGCCAAGTCGACCGGTTCGGAGGGAGAGGCGGCGTCCTCACCGAGCAACGCGGACAGCGCCGCGTCCGAGACCGCGTGGCCCATTTGAAGGATCGCGCCACGCCGCGCGACGTCGTCGGTCGCCGAGACGCGCGCATGATTAGCGTATTCAAAAGCCTGACGATAGCGACCTTCGTTGCTCGAGAGCCGCGCGAGCTCGATCAGCGTCGCCGGTGTGTCGCTCTGCGTGGCGAGCGCGGTGCCGAAATGGAGACGTGCGTTTCCGTCTTCCTTATAGAAGCGCCAATCGATGAGACCGAGCATCCGCTCGGCCGCGGCCCGCCGCCTCGCGCTCGAATCGCGGGCTGCCTCGCGGAATGCGTCGATTGCCGCGCCGAGCTCCTGGCGCTGGAGCGCCTCCTCGCCACGGAGCACGAGCGCAACGCGCTCGCGGGAGTACTGCGCCGGGAGCGTGGCGGGGACGAGGACGAAGAGTGTTAGGAGGACGAGTCGGCGCACGATGGTTGGGGCTGAGTGCTGGGTCCTACCCATAGGGTAACTCTCGGTACACCACGGCTTCAACATTTTTGCGGTTAGCGGTGTCGAATTGCGAGACGACCCTCACCCAAACGGCATCCATATGCGGCACTTCGCGATCATAGCCCTCTCGACTCTTTGTGCTGCGCCCGTGGCCGCGCAGGACTACACGGCGCCCCGGAACGCCACTGTCCCCGCCTCGCGCGTCGATCGGATCGAAGTCATCGGTCGCGCCGGCTCACTCCGCATCGACGGCCGGAACGGCGCGCGCGACGTCACCGTCCGCGGGACGGCCCGCGCCTCGTCACGCAGCGCGCTCGAGGATGTCAGGCTCATCGCCGAAGTGCGCGACGGCACGATTCACATCGAGGCGGACATCCCGGAGAATCGCGACTGGAACGACGATGAGCGTCAATCGCTCGACCTCGTGATCGAGGTGCCGAGCGATCTCCCCATCGATGTTCAGGACGGGAGCGGCGATCTCGAGATTCGCAACGTGGGCGCGCTCGATCTGAGCGACGGCTCGGGGGAGGCGACGGTCGAGCACGTCGGCGGGAACCTGAGCGCGAAGGATGGATCCGGCGCGCTCCACATCACCGATGTCAAGGGAGACGTGAACGTGACCGACGGCTCCGGACTCCTCGAGATCCGCGACGTCGAAGGTGGTGTGGAGATTGGGAGCAAGGGGTCAGGATCGCTCCGCATAACGAGTGTCGCGAAATCGGTTCACGTGCGCTCGAAGGGATCCGGAACGGTCGAGGTCGATCATATCGGCGGGGATTTCATCGTCGATAGAAAGGCGAGCGGGAGCATCGATTACGCGGATGTGAAGGGCAGAGTCGAGATCCCTGAGAGGAGACGAGGGCAGAGGTAGCGACTGTCATCGACCTCACTCCAACAAACCCTTCAGTTTTTCAATCTCGGCCGCCTCCATCCGGTATTCGTGTTCCGCACCAGGAAACCGTCTCGCCCGCACATCCTCGGCGTACCGCGTAACCGCGTCCAGCATCACCTTCTTCACTTCCGCATAACGCTTCACGTATCTCGGCACGTGTGCGTCATAGAGGCCCACGAGATCGTGGAACACGAGCACCTGGCCATCGATCTCGCCGCCCGCGCCAATCCCAATCACCGGAGCACGCACGCGCGGCGTGAGCTCGCGCGCAACGGCGGCGGGCATTGCCTCGGCGACGATCGCGAAGCAACCCGCCGCATCCAGAGCCTCTGCCGATGCGATGATGTCCAGCGCCGCCTGCGCCGTCTTACCGTGGACGCGGAAGCCCTCGCGATCTCCCGTCTGCTGCGGCGTGAGGCCGACGTGCCCCATCACCGGAATGCCGGCGGCGATCACGGCACGCGCTCGATCGACGATCGGACCGGCACCTTCCATCTTCACTCCGTCGCAGCCCGCCTCGGCAAAGCGCCGCGCCGTCGCGACGGCGAGCTCGTTAGAGCTTTCATAACTCGTGTACGGCAGGTCGCCGATGAGCAGCGACGACGGAGCGCCGCGCCGCGCCGCACGCGTCAGCATCAGCATCTCCTCGATGGTCACGAGCCGCGTGCTCTCGTGGCCCAGCACGACCATCGCCGCCGAGTCGCCGACGAGCACGAGGTCGACGCAGGCCTGTTCGGCGACCTGCGCCGTCGAGAAGTCGTATGCCGTGACCATGACGATGGGCTCGGCACCCCCCTTCATGGCGCGAATACCCTCGATCGTTAGGCGACGCGTTGCCGTCACGCCGGCGGAGTCCCAACAAGCTCGTTGTCGATGAGCCGCACACCGCCGATCCGCGCGGCGACAGCGAGCAGGATCTCACCGCTCAGCGTGCGCACGGGCGCGAGGGTGTCCAGCGACACGACGGCGAAGTACTCCGCCTCGACGCCGAGGGCCTCCATCGCCGCGCGAGCCCGCGTGGCGACGCGGGCCGCGTTGCGCTCACCGCCAGCGATCGACGAGACCGCGGCGTCGAGGCCGCGGCGTAGCGCGAGCGCCTGCGCGCGGGCTTGCGGCGAGAGTCGCACATTGCGGCTGGACATGGCCAGCCCGTCCGGCTCGCGAACGGTTGGGCAGACTTCGATGCGAATCGGAAAGTGCAGATCGCGCACCATTCGCCGCACGACCAGCGCCTGCTGCGCGTCCTTCTGGCCGAAGTAAGCCACCGTTGGCTGGACGATG harbors:
- the panC gene encoding pantoate--beta-alanine ligase; its protein translation is MRIIREIAVLRGALEASRATGARIGLVPTMGAFHEGHLSLMRRARIDTDVVVVSLFVNPTQFNDPADLEAYPRDEARDAAIAQSAGVDYVFAPNADEMYQHDASTSVIVEGLSEPLEGESRGPGHLKGVATVVSKLFNIVQPTVAYFGQKDAQQALVVRRMVRDLHFPIRIEVCPTVREPDGLAMSSRNVRLSPQARAQALALRRGLDAAVSSIAGGERNAARVATRARAAMEALGVEAEYFAVVSLDTLAPVRTLSGEILLAVAARIGGVRLIDNELVGTPPA
- the panB gene encoding 3-methyl-2-oxobutanoate hydroxymethyltransferase, which produces MTATRRLTIEGIRAMKGGAEPIVMVTAYDFSTAQVAEQACVDLVLVGDSAAMVVLGHESTRLVTIEEMLMLTRAARRGAPSSLLIGDLPYTSYESSNELAVATARRFAEAGCDGVKMEGAGPIVDRARAVIAAGIPVMGHVGLTPQQTGDREGFRVHGKTAQAALDIIASAEALDAAGCFAIVAEAMPAAVARELTPRVRAPVIGIGAGGEIDGQVLVFHDLVGLYDAHVPRYVKRYAEVKKVMLDAVTRYAEDVRARRFPGAEHEYRMEAAEIEKLKGLLE